From a single Bacillus marinisedimentorum genomic region:
- a CDS encoding dihydroorotate dehydrogenase electron transfer subunit — translation MKRTERMKVVSQKLIAEDIYELVLTGTLVEEMGEPGQFVHIKVSDGNDPLLRRPISICDIDHEAQTFTVVYRKEGRGTAVLSEKKQGAEVDVLGPLGNGFPAAATDGGQTALLVGGGIGVPPLYYLSKKLKKLGVKVIHVLGFKTEGAVFYEKEFNALGMTHITTEDGSFGTKGFVTDVIEKENLLFDTMYACGPTAMLKAVSSGKSDSSVFISLEERMGCGIGACFACVCHTADDPDGFSYKKVCSDGPVFRAGEVVLP, via the coding sequence ATGAAAAGGACGGAAAGAATGAAGGTTGTTTCTCAAAAACTCATTGCTGAAGACATTTATGAACTGGTGCTTACCGGTACACTTGTAGAAGAGATGGGTGAACCCGGGCAGTTTGTGCACATCAAAGTGAGCGACGGTAACGATCCGCTGTTGAGGAGACCGATCAGCATTTGTGACATCGACCATGAGGCACAAACATTTACGGTGGTTTACCGGAAAGAGGGGAGAGGGACAGCCGTTCTTTCCGAAAAAAAGCAGGGAGCGGAAGTGGACGTGCTCGGACCGCTGGGCAATGGATTCCCGGCGGCTGCAACAGACGGAGGGCAGACAGCCCTTCTTGTCGGAGGCGGAATCGGCGTACCGCCGCTCTACTATCTTTCTAAAAAACTGAAGAAGCTCGGTGTGAAGGTCATTCATGTTCTCGGCTTCAAGACGGAAGGCGCAGTATTTTATGAAAAGGAATTCAACGCTCTCGGAATGACACATATCACGACAGAGGACGGCAGTTTTGGAACAAAAGGATTTGTCACTGATGTCATCGAAAAGGAAAACCTTTTATTCGATACGATGTACGCTTGCGGCCCAACTGCCATGCTTAAGGCGGTCAGCAGCGGGAAATCGGACAGCAGCGTCTTTATCTCTCTTGAAGAAAGAATGGGATGCGGAATTGGCGCCTGTTTTGCCTGCGTGTGCCACACAGCGGATGATCCTGATGGGTTTTCATATAAGAAGGTTTGCAGTGACGGACCGGTATTCCGTGCAGGAGAGGTGGTGCTTCCATGA